One bacterium CG_4_10_14_0_2_um_filter_33_32 genomic window, ACTGCAAAGGAAAAACCTCAAAAAGGTAAAGTAGTCGCAGTAGGATCAGGAAGAATTGCTGAAGATGAAATCATCCCTTTAGAGGTTAAAGAAGGTGATACCATAATTTATGAAAAATATGGTCCAACTGAGATAAAGATAGATAATGAAGATTATCTTATTATCAAAGAAGATGATATTTTAGCTATAGAAAGTTAATTTTAGGAGGTATTTATATATGGCAAAACAATTATTATTTAATGAAAAAGCTCGTAGATCTCTCAAAAGAGGGGTAGATATATTGGCTGATGCTGTGAAAATCACTCTCGGTCCAAAGGGACGAAATGTGGTTTTAGACAAAGGATTTGGCGGTCCCACCATAACTAATGATGGAGTTACAATCGCTAAGGATATCGATCTAGAAGACAAGTTTGAAAATATGGGGGCGCAGCTTGTAAAAGAAGTAGCAACCAAAACCAATGATGTTGCCGGAGACGGTACGACAACTGCTACTTTATTAGCTCAAGCTCTAATTGATGAAGGCTTAAAAAATGTTACTGCTGGTGCTAATCCAATTGGTATTAGAAGAGGATTGGAAAAAGCAACAGATGTAGTAGTTAAAGAACTGCAGAAAAACGCCAAAGAAATATCAGGTAAGGAAGAAGTTGCTCAGGTTGCAACAATTTCCGCCCAGGATCCAGAAGTGGGTAAATTAATTGCTGATGTTATGGATCAAGTTGGAAAAGACGGCGTTATTACTGTTGAAGAATCACAGACTATGGGACTTGAAAAAGAAATAGTTGAAGGTATGCAATTTGACCGAGGATATGTTTCTCATTATATGGTTACCAACACTGAAAGAATGGAAGCGGTTTTCGAGAATCCAAAAATATTAATTACTGATTACAAAATTTCTGCTGTTGCAGATATTCTACCAGTGTTGGAAAAAATGGCTCAAAGTGGTAAAAAAGATTTAGTAATTATAGCTGAAGATATTGAAGGAGAAGCTTTAGCAACGTTAGTGGTAAACAAACTTAGGGGTACATTCAACACCTTAGCTATTAAAGCTCCTGGTTTTGGAGACAGAAGAAAAGAAATGCTTAGCGATATTGCTATTTTAACGGGTGCTACTGTAATTTCAGAAGAGACAGGAATGAAATTGGATGGTACAGAAGTTGGCATGCTTGGGGAAGCAAGAAAAGTAGTTTCTGACAAAGATAATACAACTATAGTAGAAGGCAAAGGCTCCGAAGCGGAAATCAAAAAGAGAATTGCTCAAATTAAAGCACAACTGGAAACTTCAACATCCGATTTCGACAAAGAAAAAATGCAGGAAAGATTGGCAAAAATTTCCGGAGGTGTTGCAGTTATTAAAGTAGGTGCTGCAACAGAAGTTGAACTTCAGGAGAAAAAGCACAGGATAGAAGATGCTGTTCAGGCTACAAAAGCTGCAGTAGAAGAAGGCATTGTTGCTGGAGGTGGAACTGCATTAATCGATGCACTACCCGTTTTAGAAGATCTAGATTTTACAGGTGATGAGGAAACCGCTAT contains:
- a CDS encoding co-chaperone GroES encodes the protein MNVKPLRDKVLVKPLEEEEKTKSGIVLPGTAKEKPQKGKVVAVGSGRIAEDEIIPLEVKEGDTIIYEKYGPTEIKIDNEDYLIIKEDDILAIES
- the groL gene encoding chaperonin GroEL, whose amino-acid sequence is MAKQLLFNEKARRSLKRGVDILADAVKITLGPKGRNVVLDKGFGGPTITNDGVTIAKDIDLEDKFENMGAQLVKEVATKTNDVAGDGTTTATLLAQALIDEGLKNVTAGANPIGIRRGLEKATDVVVKELQKNAKEISGKEEVAQVATISAQDPEVGKLIADVMDQVGKDGVITVEESQTMGLEKEIVEGMQFDRGYVSHYMVTNTERMEAVFENPKILITDYKISAVADILPVLEKMAQSGKKDLVIIAEDIEGEALATLVVNKLRGTFNTLAIKAPGFGDRRKEMLSDIAILTGATVISEETGMKLDGTEVGMLGEARKVVSDKDNTTIVEGKGSEAEIKKRIAQIKAQLETSTSDFDKEKMQERLAKISGGVAVIKVGAATEVELQEKKHRIEDAVQATKAAVEEGIVAGGGTALIDALPVLEDLDFTGDEETAIKLLRRAMEEPLRQIAANAGREGSVVVDEVKKREKNVGYDADKHEYVDMIKAGIIDPLKVTRSAIQNAVSVASMLLTTEAAVTDIPEKEKPGMPGGGMGMPGMGMDMGM